The following proteins are encoded in a genomic region of Zetaproteobacteria bacterium:
- the nusG gene encoding transcription termination/antitermination protein NusG, with amino-acid sequence MRWYAVQAYSGAEDKAAEAIRERIAKSGLADKCGEVLVPREDVVELKNGQKTTTQRKFFPGYVLVEMEMTDETWHVVNGTRNVIGFIGSAGRPRPMAQSEIDALKKQIEEGIERPRMKVLFEVGEEVRVTDGPFASFNGVVEEVHEDTGKLVVSVSIFGRPTPVELDFGQVSKG; translated from the coding sequence ATGCGATGGTATGCGGTTCAGGCCTATTCCGGCGCCGAGGACAAGGCGGCCGAGGCGATTCGCGAGCGGATCGCCAAGTCGGGGTTGGCCGACAAGTGCGGCGAGGTGCTGGTGCCGCGCGAAGATGTGGTCGAGCTGAAGAATGGCCAGAAGACCACCACGCAGCGGAAGTTCTTCCCCGGCTACGTGCTGGTCGAGATGGAGATGACTGATGAGACCTGGCACGTGGTCAACGGCACGCGCAACGTCATCGGGTTCATCGGCTCCGCCGGCCGTCCGCGGCCGATGGCCCAGAGTGAGATCGATGCGCTCAAGAAGCAGATCGAGGAGGGGATCGAGCGGCCCCGGATGAAGGTGCTCTTCGAGGTGGGTGAGGAGGTGCGGGTGACCGATGGCCCGTTCGCCTCGTTCAATGGTGTGGTCGAGGAGGTGCACGAAGATACCGGCAAGCTGGTGGTCAGCGTCAGCATCTTTGGCCGTCCCACTCCGGTGGAGCTCGATTTCGGCCAGGTCTCCAAGGGGTAG
- the rplK gene encoding 50S ribosomal protein L11 gives MAKKVEKLVKLQVPAGKANPAPPVGPALGQAGVNIMEFCKAFNARTQDMEQGIALPVVITVYQDKSFDFVIKTPPAAVLLKKAAGIDKGSAEPNKKKVGKVTADQIREIATTKMPDLNCYDLDAGMRIVAGTARSMGLEIEGMEA, from the coding sequence ATGGCGAAAAAGGTAGAGAAGCTGGTCAAGCTGCAGGTGCCTGCAGGCAAGGCCAATCCCGCCCCGCCGGTCGGCCCGGCCCTGGGTCAGGCGGGGGTGAACATCATGGAGTTCTGCAAGGCGTTCAACGCCCGGACGCAGGATATGGAGCAGGGGATCGCCCTGCCGGTGGTGATCACCGTCTATCAGGACAAATCCTTCGATTTCGTGATCAAGACGCCGCCGGCGGCGGTGTTGCTCAAGAAGGCGGCCGGTATCGACAAGGGGAGCGCCGAGCCCAACAAGAAGAAGGTGGGCAAGGTGACCGCCGACCAGATCCGTGAGATCGCCACCACCAAGATGCCCGATCTCAACTGCTACGATCTGGATGCCGGGATGCGGATCGTCGCCGGGACCGCCCGTTCCATGGGGCTGGAGATCGAGGGGATGGAGGCGTAG